The following are encoded together in the Buteo buteo chromosome 2, bButBut1.hap1.1, whole genome shotgun sequence genome:
- the BAMBI gene encoding BMP and activin membrane-bound inhibitor homolog, with amino-acid sequence MDRHSSYIFIWLQLELCAMAVLLTRGEIRCYCDAAHCVATGYMCKSELSACFSRLLDPQNTHSPLTHGCLDSIASTADICQAKQAQNHSGTTTVSTLECCHEDMCNYRGLHDVLSPSRGDTSGQGSRYQHDSSRNLITKVQELTSSKELWFRAAVIAVPIAGGLILVLLIMLALRMLRSENKRLQDQRQQMLSRLHYSFHGHHSKKGQVAKLDLECMVPVTGHENCCMTCDKMRHSDLSNDKILSLVHWGMYSGHGKLEFV; translated from the exons ATGGATCGCCATTCCAGCTACATCTTCATCTGGCTGCAACTGGAGCTGTGCGCCATGGCCGTCCTGCTCACCAGAG gtGAAATCAGATGCTACTGTGATGCTGCACACTGTGTTGCAACTGGCTATATGTGCAAATCTGAGCTTAGCGCCTGCTTCTCCAGACTGCTTGATCCTCAGAATACGCATTCCCCGCTTACTCATGGCTGCTTGGACTCTATTGCAAGCACAGCTGATATCTGCCAAGCCAAACAAGCACAAAACCACTCTGGCACCACCACCGTGTCCACATTGGAATGCTGTCATGAAGATATGTGCAATTACAGAGGACTACATGATGTTTTGTCCCCTTCCAGGGGCGATACTTCAG GACAAGGGAGCAGATATCAGCATGACAGCAGCAGGAATCTCATCACCAAGGTGCAGGAATTGACCTCTTCAAAAGAGTTATGGTTCAGGGCAGCTGTAATTGCTGTTCCTATAGCTGGTGGGCTAATCTTGGTGCTCCTTATCATGCTGGCCTTGCGGATGCTCAGGAGTGAAAATAAGAGACTGCAAGATCAACGACAGCAAATGCTCTCCCGTTTGCACTATAGTTTTCATGGACATCATTCGAAAAAAGGGCAGGTGGCAAAGTTGGACTTGGAATGCATGGTGCCTGTGACTGGTCACGAGAACTGCTGCATGACCTGTGATAAAATGAGACATTCAGACCTCAGCAATGATAAAATTCTTTCACTAGTCCACTGGGGAATGTACAGCGGACATGGGAAGCTGGAATTTGTATga